The segment AATAAGTATTGTAGCTGAAATGTTAAACATCCATCCACAAACACTGAGGCAGTACGAACGCTGTGAGCTCATAAAACCATCAAGGACGATAGGAAACGTGAGATTATACTCTGAAGAGGACATAGAAAAACTTAAATTTATCATCACCCTCACAAGGGATATGGGGGTAAATCTGGCCGGGGTTGAGATCATACTCAAGATGCGCCAGCAGATGGAAGAGATGCGTCAACAGATGGAGCAGATGCTGGATTTCATCCGTAAAAATATACCAAAGAAAGATAAAAAGGATGAACAGATTCTGGAAATTAATCCATCAAACACTGTAATAAAAGTAAAAATAGAAAGGGAGTAAACTATGATAAATTGGAACAAATTAACAATAAAAGCAAGCGAAGCTATTCAAAATGTTCATGCTTTTGCAGAAAAAAATGGAAACCAGCAGATCGAGCAGGAGCATCTTTTAAAAGCTTTGATATTACAGGATGAAGGTTTTGTTAAACCTTTATTCCAGAAAATAGGGGTCAATCTACCCGGGCTTATTAACGATATAGACGAACTGATATCAAAA is part of the Calditerrivibrio nitroreducens DSM 19672 genome and harbors:
- a CDS encoding heat shock protein transcriptional repressor HspR produces the protein MKDRPLYAISIVAEMLNIHPQTLRQYERCELIKPSRTIGNVRLYSEEDIEKLKFIITLTRDMGVNLAGVEIILKMRQQMEEMRQQMEQMLDFIRKNIPKKDKKDEQILEINPSNTVIKVKIERE